From Arthrobacter alpinus, a single genomic window includes:
- a CDS encoding helix-turn-helix transcriptional regulator: MASMSLFAATIQATDKDYALLEDVSLRRQGPMATLNVLLARSCRTKDAEKALEAAHIAETLKLDAVESRCAVLALDFARDAGRNSLARLASQRLDRLHKNLPKLPFQPKCGVKLTQREIQVAKLAKRGLGNRAIADRIGVSVRTVEGHLYQLYSKLGITTSMSLLKTRTSRQWQ, encoded by the coding sequence ATGGCCTCCATGTCACTTTTCGCCGCAACCATCCAGGCGACCGACAAGGATTACGCGCTGTTGGAGGATGTTTCCCTACGCCGTCAAGGCCCCATGGCAACGCTGAATGTATTACTGGCACGCAGTTGCCGGACTAAAGATGCCGAAAAGGCGCTGGAAGCTGCGCACATTGCTGAGACATTGAAGCTCGACGCCGTCGAATCCCGATGTGCGGTTCTCGCCTTGGACTTCGCGAGGGACGCGGGACGAAACTCCTTGGCCAGGCTGGCATCGCAGCGTTTGGACCGCCTCCACAAGAACCTGCCAAAACTGCCCTTCCAGCCCAAGTGCGGGGTCAAGCTCACACAGCGGGAAATTCAGGTGGCGAAGTTGGCCAAACGCGGGCTTGGCAACCGTGCCATTGCTGACAGGATCGGCGTCTCTGTCAGGACGGTGGAAGGTCATCTCTATCAGCTGTACAGCAAGCTGGGCATCACCACGAGCATGAGCTTACTGAAGACCAGGACTTCTAGGCAATGGCAGTGA
- a CDS encoding AAA family ATPase — protein sequence MAVNSGNHRQHDPPTLATPFCRQEELEELTNQLHRSGCSAIFLSSEMGLGTTSLLRELAKATSSHAAVISLQGTPSLASIPFGILAPFLRRTSNAFVESHVDAIRKTLALLDEQETKLRAELGNDVELGKPLLIIDDPASLTGPQLSSGQPSSGGEDPGGYCPPCRQ from the coding sequence ATGGCAGTGAATTCCGGAAACCACCGCCAGCATGATCCCCCTACGCTTGCTACGCCGTTCTGCCGCCAGGAAGAACTGGAAGAATTGACCAACCAGCTACATCGATCTGGCTGCAGTGCCATCTTCTTGAGCAGTGAAATGGGGCTGGGCACCACCTCCTTGCTGCGTGAACTGGCCAAAGCAACCTCCTCCCACGCAGCCGTGATTTCGCTGCAGGGAACGCCGTCGTTGGCATCTATACCGTTTGGAATTCTTGCTCCTTTTCTACGCCGTACTTCGAATGCGTTTGTAGAATCTCATGTTGATGCCATCAGGAAAACCCTCGCTCTTTTGGACGAGCAAGAAACAAAACTGCGGGCAGAGCTTGGCAACGATGTGGAGCTCGGCAAGCCTTTGTTGATCATCGACGATCCGGCTTCATTGACAGGGCCACAGCTGAGTAGTGGTCAACCTAGCTCAGGCGGAGAAGATCCAGGTGGTTATTGCCCACCGTGCAGGCAATGA
- a CDS encoding helix-turn-helix domain-containing protein codes for MTARELEISLMAAQGLSDKSIAAALHVSVRTVEGHLYRAYAKLEITDRNDLVQVLSD; via the coding sequence TTGACCGCTAGAGAGCTCGAAATCTCGCTCATGGCCGCACAGGGACTGAGCGATAAGTCCATTGCGGCTGCCCTCCATGTCTCGGTTCGAACAGTTGAAGGGCACCTGTACAGGGCCTATGCAAAGCTGGAGATTACCGACCGCAATGATCTGGTGCAGGTTCTCTCTGATTAG